The Prunus persica cultivar Lovell chromosome G7, Prunus_persica_NCBIv2, whole genome shotgun sequence genome has a segment encoding these proteins:
- the LOC18769991 gene encoding dehydrin Xero 2, protein MANYQNQYGATAQSTNDYGNPLTNYTGSEPQSTNEYGATDEYGNPVTTYTRSEPHYTDEYGNPVRERGMMDKIKEKLPGTHDPYSSHSQTTYPTARYGETGYTGLEQHHGMMNKMPGTDPYSSHSHTTGTTAPYDGTGYTGTEYRQHKGTMDRIKDKLTGTGGHRVDDPYSSHSHKTATTTPYGGTTTTAYGDSTTTPSPYGGTTTTHSPYGGTTTTAYGDTTTTPSAYGGTTTTPSAYGGTATTTYPREKKGIMDKIKEKLPGGHHY, encoded by the coding sequence ATGGCGAATTACCAGAACCAATATGGTGCAACGGCCCAATCTACAAATGATTACGGGAACCCACTCACCAACTACACCGGATCAGAGCCCCAATCTACAAATGAGTACGGGGCTACAGATGAGTATGGGAACCCAGTCACCACCTACACCAGATCAGAGCCCCACTATACAGATGAGTATGGGAACCCAGTACGCGAAAGGGGGATGATGGACAAGATCAAGGAGAAGCTCCCAGGTACTCATGACCCCTACTCATCTCATTCTCAGACAACCTACCCCACTGCACGTTACGGTGAAACCGGCTACACTGGATTGGAGCAGCACCATGGGATGATGAACAAGATGCCAGGTACTGACCCCTACTCATCTCATTCTCATACAACCGGCACCACTGCACCTTACGATGGAACCGGCTACACCGGAACAGAGTACCGCCAGCACAAGGGCACGATGGACAGGATCAAGGATAAGCTGACTGGGACTGGTGGACATAGGGTGGATGATCCCTACTCATCTCATTCTCATaaaaccgccaccaccacACCTTACGGTGGCACCACCACCACAGCTTACGGTGACAGCACCACCACACCTTCACCTTACGGTGGCACCACCACCACACATTCACCTTACGGTGGCACCACCACCACAGCTTACGGtgacaccaccaccacacctTCAGCTTACGGTGGCACCACCACCACACCTTCAGCTTACGGTGgcaccgccaccaccacctacCCCCGTGAAAAGAAGGGCATCATGGACAAGATCAAAGAGAAACTTCCTGGTGGACATCATTATTAA
- the LOC18771354 gene encoding cold shock protein CS66, whose amino-acid sequence MAHFGSTPEPTKTDEYGNPVHHTTTGTGRTDEFGNPVQHGVADTGYGTGAGYGTHTKPGVVEHHGVPAVLHSKDDQYSRDTQTTTGGYGGDGYTGGEHQEKKGLLGQLQDKLPGGNKDGQYSHDTQTTTGAYGGAGYTGGEHHEKKGIIGQVKDKLPGGQKDDQYCRDTHPTTGAYGGAGYTGGEDHEKKGIIGQVKDKLPGGQKDDQYCRDTHPTTGAYGGAGYTGGEHQEKKGIIGQVKDKLPGGQKDDQYSHDTHKTTGAYGGAGYTGDDTREKKGIIGQVKDKLPGGQKDDHYSHDTHPTTGAYGGAGYTGDDTREKKGIIDQVKDKLPGGQKDDHYSHETHPTTGAYGGAGYTGDDTREKKGVVEKVKEKLPGGQNVHPTTGPYGGGGAAGIGETRERKGVGEKVKEKLPGGHKDDQYLHDTHPTKPTSAAHGGVGHTGGEPQLHEKKGLIEKIKDKLPGHNNPPNPVSHFKYIKSQTDLNLKLLKSSAAVCVCSLKMASYEKQYGATPTDEYGNPIRRTDEYGNPLGHHTTTTGTTAATTGAGGYDPHDFAATTVAGQGQGVHGHDYDRKGHHGVTGAVLHRSGSSSSSSSEDDGLGGRRKKKGLKEKVKEKLPGGTKTDTTYGGTGTTGQHHQEKGTMDKIKEKLPGTGGHRADDPYPSQTHTTATTTPYGGTAYTEEHQEKKGIMDKIKEKLPGQH is encoded by the exons ATGGCGCATTTTGGTTCAACACCCGAGCCTACTAAGACTGATGAGTATGGGAACCCGGTTCATCACACCACCACCGGAACCGGTCGGACAGACGAGTTCGGGAACCCGGTTCAGCACGGCGTGGCGGATACCGGGTACGGAACTGGTGCAGGGTACGGCACTCATACAAAACCTGGTGTTGTTGAGCACCACGGCGTCCCTGCTGTGCTTCATTCCAAGGATGACCAGTACTCTCGTGATACCCAGACAACCACTGGAGGTTACGGTGGGGACGGGTACACAGGAGGAGAGCACCAGGAGAAGAAGGGTTTACTAGGCCAACTCCAGGACAAGCTGCCAGGTGGGAACAAGGATGGCCAGTACTCTCATGACACCCAGACAACCACTGGAGCTTACGGTGGGGCCGGCTACACAGGAGGAGAGCACCACGAGAAGAAGGGTATAATAGGCCAAGTTAAGGACAAGCTGCCAGGTGGGCAAAAGGATGACCAGTACTGTCGTGACACCCACCCAACCACTGGAGCTTACGGTGGCGCCGGCTACACAGGAGGAGAGGACCACGAGAAGAAGGGTATAATAGGCCAAGTCAAAGACAAGCTGCCAGGTGGGCAAAAGGATGACCAGTACTGTCGTGACACCCACCCAACCACTGGAGCTTACGGTGGGGCCGGCTACACAGGAGGAGAGCACCAGGAGAAGAAGGGTATAATAGGCCAAGTTAAGGACAAGCTGCCAGGTGGGCAAAAGGATGATCAGTACTCTCATGACACCCACAAAACTACTGGAGCTTACGGTGGGGCCGGATACACAGGAGATGATACCCGGGAGAAGAAGGGTATAATAGGCCAAGTGAAGGACAAGCTGCCAGGTGGGCAAAAGGATGACCATTACTCTCATGACACCCACCCAACAACTGGAGCTTACGGTGGGGCCGGGTACACAGGAGATGATACCCGGGAGAAGAAGGGTATAATAGACCAAGTAAAGGACAAGCTGCCGGGTGGGCAAAAGGATGACCATTACTCTCATGAGACCCACCCAACCACTGGAGCTTACGGTGGGGCAGGGTACACAGGAGATGATACACGGGAGAAGAAGGGTGTAGTGGAGAAAGTGAAGGAGAAGCTGCCAGGTGGGCAAAATGTGCACCCAACCACTGGACCTTACGGTGGGGGTGGGGCCGCGGGCATAGGAGAGACCCGGGAGAGGAAGGGTGTAGGGGAGAAAGTGAAGGAGAAGCTGCCAGGTGGACATAAGGATGACCAGTACCTTCATGACACCCACCCAACCAAGCCAACCAGTGCAGCTCACGGTGGGGTCGGGCACACAGGAGGAGAGCCCCAGCTCCATGAGAAGAAGGGGTTGATTgagaaaatcaaagacaaGCTTCCTGGTCACAACAAC CCCCCAAACCCCGTTTCTCATTTCAAATACATCAAATCCCAAACAGatcttaatttaaaattactcAAAAGTTCAGCAGCTGTTTGTGTTTGCAGTTTGAAAATGGCGAGCTATGAGAAGCAGTACGGGGCAACACCGACCGACGAGTACGGGAACCCGATCCGCCGCACCGACGAGTACGGGAACCCACTTGGTCATCACACTACTACGACCGGAACCACCGCGGCCACCACTGGCGCAGGAGGGTACGACCCTCATGACTTCGCCGCCACCACGGTAGCTGGCCAAGGCCAAGGGGTGCATGGTCACGACTATGACAGGAAAGGGCACCACGGCGTCACTGGCGCCGTGCTTCACCGCTCTGGTAGCTCAAGCTCTAGCTCT TCTGAGGATGACGGGCTAggagggaggaggaagaagaaggggttgAAGGAGAAGGTAAAGGAGAAGCTGCCAGGTGGAACCAAAACCGATACAACATACGGTGGAACTGGGACCACCGGGCAGCACCACCAGGAGAAGGGGACGATGGACAAGATCAAGGAGAAGCTGCCTGGGACTGGGGGGCATAGGGCAGATGACCCCTACCCATCTCAGACTCATACAACTGCCACCACCACACCTTATGGTGGAACCGCCTACACCGAAGAGCACCAAGAGAAGAAGGGGATCATGGACAAGATCAAGGAGAAACTTCCCGGACAACACTAG
- the LOC18769054 gene encoding beta-carotene hydroxylase 2, chloroplastic yields MEDQKQSTHLENCTERAQEAADSQNPIVIPSVRVAEKLSRKKSERFTYLVAAVMSSFGITSMAVMAVYYRFYWQMEGGNVPLSEMLGTFALSVGAAVGMEFWARWAHKALWHAYGICTSLTTQTQRRSIRA; encoded by the exons ATGGAGGACCAAAAGCAGAGTACCCATCTTGAGAATTGCACAGAAAGAGCCCAAGAGGCTGCTGATTCTCAGAACCCAATTGTAATTCCGTCCGTACGTGTGGCTGAGAAGTTGTCCAGGAAGAAATCGGAGAGGTTCACTTATCTTGTTGCTGCGGTGATGTCCAGCTTTGGTATTACTTCCATGGCTGTCATGGCTGTTTATTACAGATTTTACTGGCAAATGGAG GGTGGGAATGTGCCTTTGTCTGAAATGTTGGGTACATTTGCTCTATCTGTTGGTGCTGCT gtgggaATGGAGTTTTGGGCAAGATGGGCTCATAAAGCTCTCTGGCACGCTTATGGCATATGCACGAG TCTCACCACACAGACCCAGAGAAGGTCCATTCGAGCTTAA
- the LOC18769645 gene encoding pentatricopeptide repeat-containing protein At5g44230 isoform X1 has translation MQNLSRRFSTVPIHKLLPQQLHQHQPQPTRFFIPFSEFQQKRKLLEHKLISDLDGCDNLSQVKEVHAHLLRHGLSQCCYVLTKLVRTLTKLGVPVDAYPRLVFVQVKYPNPFLWTAMIRGYTVQGPISEALNFYTCMRSAGTGPVSFTFSALFKACGDVLDVNLGRQIHAQTILVGGFAADLYVGNTMIDMYVKCGFLDCGRKVFDEMPDRDVVSWTELIVAYTKIGDMGSARELFEGLPVKDMVAWTAMVTGYAQNARPRDALDCFERMQGAGVGTDEITLVGLISACAQLGASKYANWVRDIAEKSGFGPTENVLVGSALIDMYSKCGSLDEAYKVFQGMKERNVFSYSSMILGFAMHGRANAAIELFHEMLTTEIRPNRVTFIGVLTACSHAGMVDQGRQLFATMEKYYNVVPSADHYTCMVDLLGRAGRLEEALELVETMPIAAHGGVWGALLGACHIHGNPDIAQIAANHLFELEPDSIGNHVMLSNIYASAGRWADVSRVRKMMKEKGLKKNPAYSWVETKKGVIHEFCAGETNHPEYAEIKKALDDLLNRLQAHGYQPNLNSAAYDLGIEERKRILMSHSEKLALAYALVSTDSGSTIKIMKNIRICEDCHVFMCGASQVAGREIVVRDNMRFHHFSNGKCSCGNFW, from the coding sequence ATGCAAAATCTCTCTCGCCGATTCTCCACAGTCCCAATTCACAAGCTTTTACCTCAGCAGCTTCACCAGCACCAGCCACAACCAACCAGATTCTTCATCCCTTTCTCCGAGTTTCAGCAGAAGCGGAAGCTCTTGGAGCACAAACTCATCTCTGATCTAGATGGCTGCGACAATCTCAGCCAAGTCAAGGAGGTTCATGCTCACCTCCTCCGCCATGGCCTCAGCCAGTGCTGCTACGTCCTCACCAAGCTCGTCCGCACGCTCACGAAGCTCGGCGTCCCAGTGGACGCGTATCCGCGCCTCGTCTTCGTACAGGTCAAGTACCCGAACCCATTTCTCTGGACGGCTATGATTCGCGGGTACACAGTTCAGGGACCCATTTCGGAGGCGCTGAATTTTTATACTTGTATGCGAAGCGCAGGGACTGGGCCCGTGTCGTTTACGTTCTCTGCGCTCTTTAAGGCTTGTGGGGATGTGCTTGACGTGAACTTGGGTAGGCAGATACATGCCCAGACGATTTTGGTTGGCGGGTTTGCGGCGGATTTGTACGTGGGCAACACCATGATTGATATGTATGTAAAGTGTGGTTTTTTGGATTGTGGGCGCaaggtgtttgatgaaatgcctGACAGGGATGTCGTTTCTTGGACCGAGTTAATtgttgcttatactaagattGGGGATATGGGATCAGCAAGGGAATTGTTTGAGGGGTTGCCTGTGAAAGATATGGTGGCGTGGACGGCAATGGTTACTGGTTATGCCCAGAATGCCCGGCCAAGAGATGCGTTGGATTGCTTTGAGAGAATGCAAGGTGCTGGTGTGGGCACCGATGAGATTACGTTGGTTGGTCTCATTTCAGCTTGTGCACAATTGGGTGCATCTAAGTATGCTAATTGGGTTCGAGACATTGCCGAGAAATCTGGTTTTGGGCCTACTGAAAATGTTCTTGTGGGATCGGCATTGATAGATATGTACTCAAAATGTGGGAGCTTGGATGAAGCCTACAAGGTTTTTCAAGGAATGAAGGAAAGAAACGTATTTTCTTACAGCTCAATGATTTTGGGGTTTGCAATGCACGGCCGTGCCAATGCAGCGATAGAATTGTTTCATGAGATGTTGACAACAGAGATAAGACCTAACCGGGTTACTTTTATAGGGGTGCTAACGGCGTGCAGCCATGCAGGCATGGTTGATCAAGGTCGGCAGTTATTTGCAACCATGGAGAAGTACTATAATGTTGTTCCATCAGCTGATCATTATACTTGCATGGTAGACCTTCTTGGTCGAGCTGGGCGCTTGGAAGAAGCTCTTGAGCTTGTTGAAACAATGCCGATAGCTGCCCACGGAGGTGTGTGGGGAGCACTACTCGGAGCATGTCATATTCATGGGAACCCTGACATAGCTCAGATTGCTGCAAACCATCTTTTTGAGCTTGAACCCGATAGTATCGGAAACCATGTAATGCTCTCTAACATATATGCATCGGCAGGAAGGTGGGCTGATGTTTCAAGAGtgaggaagatgatgaaggaAAAGGGTCTGAAAAAGAATCCTGCGTATAGCTGGGTCGAAACGAAGAAAGGGGTAATTCATGAATTCTGTGCAGGTGAAACGAACCATCCAGAGTACGCCGAGATTAAGAAGGCATTGGATGATCTTCTGAACAGATTACAGGCTCATGGGTACCAGCCAAACCTGAATTCTGCGGCTTACGATTTGGGGATTGAAGAGAGGAAGCGCATATTAATGTCGCATAGTGAAAAGCTAGCTCTGGCATATGCATTGGTCAGTACAGATTCTGGAAGCACCATAAAGATTATGAAGAACATTAGGATCTGTGAAGATTGTCATGTGTTCATGTGTGGTGCATCGCAGGTCGCCGGGAGGGAGATTGTTGTGAGAGATAACATGAGATTCCATCACTTCAGTAATGGGAAATGCTCTTGCGGTAACTTTTGGTGA
- the LOC18770803 gene encoding protein FAR1-RELATED SEQUENCE 5 — translation MDSDFQSKSLEKSDKEALFGESDELRVGMEVSDESEAYQLCNTYAFNKGFSIRKGHLRRDSQNNVRQREFLCSKEGFQVDEDLCEAKKVRRLDTRTGCKAVIRFTVENGMWKLSYINPVHNHEFAKPEERQFLRSGRNIPSVRANILGSKSDGSIRTAKSHSYLGKEFGCDENDRSTNKDLPNCLQRSKDEMIEQNGQSLINYFKHKQMEDPNFFYSVQVDQFSRITNYFWRDGRSKLDYDCFGDVVCFETTFRTNSNLVCSPFLGVNHHWKNISFGCAFLLDESADSFVWLFETFLESMGNKQPKTIFTDEDKAMEKAKAIETVFPETRHRLCNWQISKNATQHLASLCADPEFKKHFNKCFLDCFTEVEFQNSWDDMIKMFNLESNSWLKMLYSLREKWCPAFSLDTFSANIGSSQRGENTNTIFHQVSRKTVDLVSFVQHYELKTKKMRFTELEEDFRFKNAMPHLRVNSGIFKHAATEYTVKMYSFFENELMSIFGVRMVEVSNDGNQYIYEAIEEGLQRVYMIQYNCTTSMISCSCKLFESMGLLCRHALKVLDFKNYTSIPTQYIVKRWTKGAKKGIVVSNEFCKSSYRKAKSAQSLRLSELMHEGNNVFSIGSLCDSGTRIVRQKLAETMKLLESDEETTNMLGSLSKVDDQSVRDVLLDNGSVESPSCDG, via the coding sequence ATGGATAGTGATTTTCAAAGCAAATCATTAGAAAAAAGTGACAAGGAAGCATTATTTGGAGAAAGTGATGAACTAAGAGTAGGGATGGAAGTTAGTGATGAATCTGAAGCTTACCAGCTCTGCAACACATATGCCTTTAACAAAGGTTTTAGTATTCGCAAGGGGCATCTTCGAAGAGATTCGCAAAATAATGTCCGGCAACGAGAATTTTTGTGCTCAaaggaaggatttcaagtagATGAAGACTTATGTGAAGCGAAGAAAGTGAGAAGGTTAGATACAAGAACAGGTTGCAAGGCTGTAATTCGATTCACCGTGGAAAATGGTATGTGGAAGCTCTCCTACATCAATCCAGTTCATAATCACGAGTTTGCTAAGCCTGAAGAGCGACAATTTCTAAGATCAGGTCGAAATATACCAAGTGTTCGTGCAAATATCCTTGGCTCTAAGAGTGATGGGAGTATAAGAACAGCAAAATCACATTCATACTTGGGAAAAGAGTTTGGCTGTGATGAGAATGATAGATCTACTAATAAAGATTTACCTAATTGTTTGCAAAGGAGTAAGGATGAAATGATAGAACAGAATGGACAAAGcttgataaattattttaagcaTAAACAGATGGAGGATCCAAATTTTTTCTACAGTGTTCAAGTGGACCAATTTAGTCGAATCACAAATTATTTCTGGAGAGATGGTAGATCAAAGTTGGATTATGATTGCTTTGGAGACGTTGTATGTTTTGAAACTACATTTCGAACCAACAGCAATCTAGTTTGTAGTCCATTTTTGGGAGTCAATCACCATTGGAAGAATATCTCATTTGGTTGTGCTTTTTTATTGGACGAGAGTGCTGATTcatttgtttggttgtttgaAACATTTTTGGAGTCGATGGGAAATAAACAGCCAAAAACCATTTTCACGGATGAGGATAAAGCAATGGAAAAGGCAAAGGCAATTGAGACTGTGTTCCCAGAGACACGGCATCGGTTATGCAATTGGCAGATCTCCAAGAATGCTACACAACATCTTGCTAGTCTTTGTGCTGATCCTGAATTCAAGAAGCACTTCAACAAATGCTTTCTTGATTGTTTTACTGAAgtagaatttcaaaattcctGGGATGACATGATTAAAATGTTCAACCTTGAAAGCAATTCGTGGCTGAAGATGTTGTATTCACTTCGAGAGAAATGGTGTCCTGCATTTAGCCTAGATACTTTCTCAGCAAATATTGGATCAAGCCAGAGGGGTGAGAACACAAACACTATTTTCCATCAAGTGTCTAGAAAAACAGTGGATCTCGTTAGTTTTGTACAGCATTATgagctaaaaacaaaaaagatgcGATTCACAGAGTTGGAAGAGGATTTTCGTTTTAAAAATGCTATGCCTCATCTTAGAGTAAATAGTGGTATCTTTAAGCATGCAGCTACTGAGTACACTGTCAAAATGTATTCGTTCTTTGAAAATGAGCTTATGAGTATTTTTGGGGTGAGGATGGTAGAAGTTAGTAATGATGGCAATCAATATATTTATGAAGCAATTGAAGAAGGTCTTCAAAGAGTCTACATGATTCAATACAACTGTACTACGTCCATGATTTCTTGTTCATGTAAGTTATTTGAATCCATGGGGTTGTTGTGCCGTCATGCCCTAAAAGTACTGGATTTTAAAAACTATACAAGCATACCGACACAATACATAGTGAAGAGATGGACTAAAGGGGCAAAGAAAGGGATTGTGGTGAGTAATGAGTTCTGTAAGTCATCATATAGAAAGGCCAAGTCTGCCCAATCGCTGCGCCTAAGTGAGTTGATGCATGAAGGAAATAATGTTTTCAGTATAGGCTCATTGTGTGATTCAGGAACGAGGATTGTCAGACAAAAGTTAGCGGAGACCATGAAGTTACTGGAAAGTGACGAGGAAACTACCAACATGCTGGGAAGTTTGAGCAAAGTAGACGACCAATCTGTTCGTGATGTGCTTCTTGATAATGGAAGTGTGGAATCCCCCAGTTGTGATGGCTAA
- the LOC18769645 gene encoding pentatricopeptide repeat-containing protein At5g44230 isoform X2, with amino-acid sequence MQNLSRRFSTVPIHKLLPQQLHQHQPQPTRFFIPFSEFQQKRKLLEHKLISDLDGCDNLSQVKEVHAHLLRHGLSQCCYVLTKLVRTLTKLGVPVDAYPRLVFVQVKYPNPFLWTAMIRGYTVQGPISEALNFYTCMRSAGTGPVSFTFSALFKACGDVLDVNLGRQIHAQTILVGGFAADLYVGNTMIDMYVKCGFLDCGRKVFDEMPDRDVVSWTELIVAYTKIGDMGSARELFEGLPVKDMVAWTAMVTGYAQNARPRDALDCFERMQGAGVGTDEITLVGLISACAQLGASKYANWVRDIAEKSGFGPTENVLVGSALIDMYSKCGSLDEAYKVFQGMKERNVFSYSSMILGFAMHGRANAAIELFHEMLTTEIRPNRVTFIGVLTACSHAGMVDQGRQLFATMEKYYNVVPSADHYTCMVDLLGRAGRLEEALELVETMPIAAHGGVWGALLGACHIHGNPDIAQIAANHLFELEPDSIGNHVMLSNIYASAGRWADVSRVRKMMKEKGLKKNPAYSWVETKKGVIHEFCAGETNHPEYAEIKKALDDLLNRLQAHGYQPNLNSAAYDLGIEERKRILMSHSEKLALAYALVAGREIVVRDNMRFHHFSNGKCSCGNFW; translated from the exons ATGCAAAATCTCTCTCGCCGATTCTCCACAGTCCCAATTCACAAGCTTTTACCTCAGCAGCTTCACCAGCACCAGCCACAACCAACCAGATTCTTCATCCCTTTCTCCGAGTTTCAGCAGAAGCGGAAGCTCTTGGAGCACAAACTCATCTCTGATCTAGATGGCTGCGACAATCTCAGCCAAGTCAAGGAGGTTCATGCTCACCTCCTCCGCCATGGCCTCAGCCAGTGCTGCTACGTCCTCACCAAGCTCGTCCGCACGCTCACGAAGCTCGGCGTCCCAGTGGACGCGTATCCGCGCCTCGTCTTCGTACAGGTCAAGTACCCGAACCCATTTCTCTGGACGGCTATGATTCGCGGGTACACAGTTCAGGGACCCATTTCGGAGGCGCTGAATTTTTATACTTGTATGCGAAGCGCAGGGACTGGGCCCGTGTCGTTTACGTTCTCTGCGCTCTTTAAGGCTTGTGGGGATGTGCTTGACGTGAACTTGGGTAGGCAGATACATGCCCAGACGATTTTGGTTGGCGGGTTTGCGGCGGATTTGTACGTGGGCAACACCATGATTGATATGTATGTAAAGTGTGGTTTTTTGGATTGTGGGCGCaaggtgtttgatgaaatgcctGACAGGGATGTCGTTTCTTGGACCGAGTTAATtgttgcttatactaagattGGGGATATGGGATCAGCAAGGGAATTGTTTGAGGGGTTGCCTGTGAAAGATATGGTGGCGTGGACGGCAATGGTTACTGGTTATGCCCAGAATGCCCGGCCAAGAGATGCGTTGGATTGCTTTGAGAGAATGCAAGGTGCTGGTGTGGGCACCGATGAGATTACGTTGGTTGGTCTCATTTCAGCTTGTGCACAATTGGGTGCATCTAAGTATGCTAATTGGGTTCGAGACATTGCCGAGAAATCTGGTTTTGGGCCTACTGAAAATGTTCTTGTGGGATCGGCATTGATAGATATGTACTCAAAATGTGGGAGCTTGGATGAAGCCTACAAGGTTTTTCAAGGAATGAAGGAAAGAAACGTATTTTCTTACAGCTCAATGATTTTGGGGTTTGCAATGCACGGCCGTGCCAATGCAGCGATAGAATTGTTTCATGAGATGTTGACAACAGAGATAAGACCTAACCGGGTTACTTTTATAGGGGTGCTAACGGCGTGCAGCCATGCAGGCATGGTTGATCAAGGTCGGCAGTTATTTGCAACCATGGAGAAGTACTATAATGTTGTTCCATCAGCTGATCATTATACTTGCATGGTAGACCTTCTTGGTCGAGCTGGGCGCTTGGAAGAAGCTCTTGAGCTTGTTGAAACAATGCCGATAGCTGCCCACGGAGGTGTGTGGGGAGCACTACTCGGAGCATGTCATATTCATGGGAACCCTGACATAGCTCAGATTGCTGCAAACCATCTTTTTGAGCTTGAACCCGATAGTATCGGAAACCATGTAATGCTCTCTAACATATATGCATCGGCAGGAAGGTGGGCTGATGTTTCAAGAGtgaggaagatgatgaaggaAAAGGGTCTGAAAAAGAATCCTGCGTATAGCTGGGTCGAAACGAAGAAAGGGGTAATTCATGAATTCTGTGCAGGTGAAACGAACCATCCAGAGTACGCCGAGATTAAGAAGGCATTGGATGATCTTCTGAACAGATTACAGGCTCATGGGTACCAGCCAAACCTGAATTCTGCGGCTTACGATTTGGGGATTGAAGAGAGGAAGCGCATATTAATGTCGCATAGTGAAAAGCTAGCTCTGGCATATGCATTG GTCGCCGGGAGGGAGATTGTTGTGAGAGATAACATGAGATTCCATCACTTCAGTAATGGGAAATGCTCTTGCGGTAACTTTTGGTGA